A single window of Enterobacteriaceae bacterium ESL0689 DNA harbors:
- the mtnN gene encoding 5'-methylthioadenosine/S-adenosylhomocysteine nucleosidase: protein MKIGIIGAMEEEVTLLRDKINHCQTFTLGGSEIYTGQLGGCDVALLKSGIGKVAAAMGAVLLLEHCQPDVVINTGSAGGLASTLQVGDIVISDETRYHDADVTAFGYEYGQLPDCPAGFKADDKLIATAQRCITALGLHAVRGLIVSGDAFINGADGLEKIRHHFPQAVAVEMEATAIAHVCHNFGVPFVVVRAISDVADKQSHLSFDEFLATAAKQSSLMVEKMVQHLTHG, encoded by the coding sequence ATGAAAATTGGTATCATTGGCGCTATGGAAGAAGAAGTTACTCTCCTGCGCGATAAAATCAACCATTGTCAGACATTCACCCTCGGTGGCAGTGAAATTTACACCGGTCAGCTTGGGGGCTGTGATGTCGCGTTGTTAAAGTCGGGAATTGGTAAAGTGGCGGCTGCGATGGGTGCGGTACTCCTGCTGGAACACTGCCAGCCCGATGTGGTGATCAATACCGGTTCCGCTGGTGGCCTGGCGTCGACCCTGCAGGTCGGTGATATCGTTATTTCTGACGAAACACGCTATCACGATGCTGATGTCACCGCCTTCGGTTATGAATATGGTCAGTTACCGGACTGCCCGGCAGGTTTTAAAGCCGACGATAAGCTTATCGCCACCGCCCAGCGTTGTATTACCGCGCTGGGACTGCATGCGGTACGGGGTCTTATCGTCAGCGGCGATGCGTTCATCAACGGCGCTGATGGGCTGGAGAAAATCCGCCATCATTTCCCGCAGGCCGTCGCGGTCGAGATGGAAGCCACTGCTATTGCACATGTTTGCCATAACTTCGGCGTCCCCTTTGTGGTGGTACGGGCGATTTCCGACGTGGCAGATAAGCAATCTCACCTGAGCTTCGATGAGTTTCTGGCCACTGCCGCGAAACAATCTTCATTGATGGTGGAGAAAATGGTGCAGCATCTGACCCATGGTTAA
- the btuF gene encoding vitamin B12 ABC transporter substrate-binding protein BtuF, which yields MVKLLKRLLCAVWLLIPLSLFATPRVISLSPANTELAFAAGITPIAVSSYSDYPPAARDIEQVANWQGLNLERIVALQPDLILAWRGGNSERQVNQLSRLGIKVIWVETTTIADIIATLQQLAAWSPQPEKARQAAQKMQNSYATLQTRYANVARQRVFLQFGTQPLFTTNHHSIQHQILTLCGGENIFAASPAPWPQVGREQVLAGKPQVIVIAGDISKARAVERYWHDQPGVRVIALNHDWFERAGPRILLAAQQLCRALAQEG from the coding sequence ATGGTTAAGCTGCTGAAACGACTGCTGTGCGCGGTGTGGCTGCTGATCCCGCTATCGCTCTTTGCCACACCGCGGGTTATCTCGCTGTCACCGGCCAATACCGAGCTGGCATTTGCCGCCGGGATCACCCCGATTGCGGTCAGTAGCTATTCCGATTATCCGCCCGCCGCCCGTGATATCGAACAGGTCGCTAACTGGCAGGGTCTTAATCTGGAGCGTATTGTGGCGTTGCAACCGGATCTGATTCTGGCATGGCGGGGCGGAAACAGCGAACGTCAGGTGAATCAGCTCAGTCGGCTGGGGATCAAAGTGATATGGGTCGAGACGACGACCATCGCAGATATTATCGCCACCCTGCAACAGCTGGCCGCGTGGAGCCCTCAGCCGGAAAAAGCCCGCCAGGCCGCTCAGAAGATGCAAAACAGTTATGCGACGCTCCAGACACGCTACGCCAATGTCGCCCGCCAGCGGGTCTTTTTACAATTCGGTACACAGCCGCTTTTTACCACCAATCACCACTCGATTCAGCATCAGATCCTGACACTGTGTGGGGGAGAAAATATTTTTGCCGCCAGTCCTGCACCGTGGCCTCAGGTCGGTCGCGAGCAGGTACTGGCCGGAAAGCCACAGGTTATTGTTATCGCTGGTGATATCAGCAAAGCACGCGCGGTCGAGCGCTACTGGCATGATCAGCCAGGTGTGCGCGTTATTGCCCTCAATCATGACTGGTTTGAACGTGCTGGCCCGCGTATTCTGTTAGCGGCTCAGCAACTCTGCCGCGCACTGGCGCAGGAGGGGTAA
- the erpA gene encoding iron-sulfur cluster insertion protein ErpA, translated as MSDDIALPLEFTDAAAKKVKLLIADEENPNLKLRVYITGGGCSGFQYGFTFDDQVNEGDMTIEKQGVELVVDPMSLQYLVGGSVDYSEGLEGSRFIVINPNAKSTCGCGSSFSI; from the coding sequence ATGAGTGATGATATAGCGTTACCGCTGGAATTTACCGATGCTGCAGCAAAAAAAGTCAAACTGCTGATTGCCGATGAAGAGAATCCCAATCTCAAGTTGCGCGTCTATATTACCGGCGGAGGATGCAGTGGCTTCCAGTACGGCTTCACCTTTGATGATCAGGTGAACGAAGGTGATATGACCATCGAGAAACAGGGGGTTGAACTGGTGGTTGACCCGATGAGCCTGCAATATCTGGTCGGTGGTTCTGTCGATTACAGCGAAGGTCTGGAAGGTTCCCGCTTTATTGTGATCAACCCCAATGCGAAGAGCACCTGCGGTTGTGGATCGTCATTCAGCATCTAA
- the hemL gene encoding glutamate-1-semialdehyde 2,1-aminomutase, translated as MSKSETLYHAARELIPGGVNSPVRAFSGVGGTPLFIERADGAYLYDVDGKAYIDYIGSWGPMVLGHNHPVIRNAVIDAAKRGLSFGAPTEMEVAMAQRVTELVPTMDMVRMVNSGTEATMSAIRLARGFTGRDKIIKFEGCYHGHADCLLVKAGSGALTLGQPNSPGVPADFAKHTLTCTYNDLASVRAAFSQYPQEIACIIVEPVAGNMNCIPPLPDFLPGLRALCDEFGALLIIDEVMTGFRVALAGAQSYYGVVPDLTCLGKIIGGGMPVGAFGGRRDVMQALAPDGPVYQAGTLSGNPIAMAAGLACLNEVAQPGVQETLTDLTDQLAQGLLDAAGDAEIPLVVNHVGGMFGLFFTSAPQVTCYQDVLKCDVERFKRFFHLMLNEGVYLAPSAFEAGFMSVAHSDDDINATIAAARKAFAQL; from the coding sequence ATGAGCAAATCGGAAACTCTTTATCACGCCGCACGTGAACTTATCCCCGGCGGTGTCAATTCTCCTGTACGGGCTTTTAGCGGTGTTGGTGGCACGCCCCTGTTTATCGAACGTGCCGATGGCGCTTATCTCTATGATGTTGATGGTAAAGCCTACATTGATTATATCGGTTCCTGGGGGCCGATGGTATTAGGCCATAACCATCCGGTGATCCGCAATGCCGTCATCGATGCCGCAAAACGTGGCCTGAGTTTTGGTGCCCCCACCGAGATGGAAGTCGCGATGGCGCAGCGGGTGACTGAGCTGGTGCCGACGATGGATATGGTGCGGATGGTCAATTCCGGCACGGAAGCGACGATGAGCGCTATCCGCCTGGCGCGGGGCTTTACCGGGCGGGATAAAATTATCAAATTTGAAGGTTGTTATCACGGTCATGCTGACTGTCTGCTGGTTAAAGCGGGTTCCGGGGCGTTGACACTGGGCCAGCCGAACTCGCCAGGCGTTCCCGCTGACTTTGCTAAACATACCCTGACCTGCACCTATAACGATCTGGCCTCCGTGCGTGCCGCATTCAGCCAGTATCCACAAGAGATCGCCTGTATTATTGTCGAGCCGGTGGCCGGTAATATGAACTGTATTCCGCCACTGCCTGATTTTCTGCCTGGTCTGCGTGCCTTGTGTGATGAGTTCGGTGCGTTGCTGATTATCGATGAGGTGATGACCGGCTTTCGCGTGGCGTTGGCCGGTGCGCAGTCTTACTATGGTGTGGTGCCGGATCTGACCTGTCTGGGCAAAATCATTGGCGGTGGAATGCCGGTCGGTGCTTTTGGTGGGCGCCGTGATGTGATGCAGGCGCTGGCACCGGATGGCCCGGTGTATCAGGCGGGTACGCTCTCCGGCAATCCGATTGCAATGGCTGCGGGACTCGCCTGCCTGAACGAAGTCGCTCAGCCCGGTGTGCAGGAAACATTAACCGATCTGACCGACCAGCTGGCTCAGGGATTGCTGGATGCGGCTGGTGATGCTGAAATTCCGCTGGTAGTCAATCATGTCGGCGGCATGTTTGGTCTGTTCTTTACCTCCGCGCCACAAGTGACCTGCTACCAGGATGTCCTGAAGTGCGATGTGGAACGCTTTAAGCGCTTCTTCCATCTGATGCTCAACGAGGGCGTCTATCTGGCTCCTTCCGCATTTGAGGCCGGATTTATGTCGGTGGCGCATAGCGATGATGATATCAATGCCACCATTGCTGCGGCACGTAAGGCATTCGCACAACTGTAA
- the mrcB gene encoding bifunctional glycosyl transferase/transpeptidase produces MAGNHREPIGRQVKSSRPEKQHASRRRNQGEDYDDDDNDYDDNEYDEDDYDDEPMPKPKLKKARRRGKSPRRKGFRWWWIIRLVIVFAVLIAAYGVYLDQKIRSRIDGKVWDLPAAVYGRMVNLEPDMPISKNEMINLLNATQYRQVSAMTRPGEYTVQGNRIEMIRRPFDFPDSKEGQVRARLNFDGDRLQSIENMENNRQFGFFRLDPRLITMLQSANGEQRLFVKRSGFPDLLVETLQVTEDRHFYQHDGISLYSIGRAVLANLIAGRAVQGASTLTQQLVKNLFLSSERSYWRKVNEAYMALIVDARYSKDRILELYMNEVYLGQSGGNEIRGFPLASLYYFGRPVEELSLDQQALLVGMVKGASVYNPWRNPKLALERRNLVLRLLQTQKVIDQELYTLLSARPLGVQPRGGVISPQPAFMQLVRQELQDKLGDKVKDLSGVKIFTTFDPVSQDAAEKAVLEGIPLLKKQRKLPDLETAMVVVDRLSGEVRAMIGGADPQFAGYNRAMQARRSIGSLAKPATYLTALSQPNQYRLNTLIADAPITLRLANGQTWSPQNDDRRFSEQVMLVDALTRSMNVPTVNLGMTLGLPAVSETWQKLGIPKAQIDMVPAMLLGALNFTPVEVAQAFQTIASGGNRATLSALRSVIAEDGKILYQSYPQAQREVPAQAAYMTLWTMQQVIQRGTGRQLGARYPDLHLAGKTGTTNNNVDTWFAGIDGNQVTITWVGRDNNQPTKLYGASGAMSIYQRYLDNQTPTPLLLTAPENVVEMAVDSNGNFVCAGDGVRSLPVWATSPDTLCQQDELLQQQNNPFNQPDRQPSSAPPPAPEKSDGVAGWIKEMFGSN; encoded by the coding sequence ATGGCGGGAAATCACCGCGAGCCGATCGGGCGTCAAGTGAAATCCTCACGTCCGGAAAAACAACACGCCTCCCGTCGTCGCAACCAGGGTGAAGATTACGACGATGATGACAATGACTATGATGATAATGAATATGATGAAGATGACTATGATGATGAGCCGATGCCGAAGCCGAAATTAAAGAAAGCACGCCGTCGGGGGAAATCCCCGCGCCGTAAAGGGTTTCGCTGGTGGTGGATCATCAGGCTGGTGATCGTTTTTGCTGTACTGATCGCTGCCTATGGTGTCTATCTTGATCAGAAAATCCGTAGTCGTATCGATGGTAAAGTCTGGGATCTTCCCGCTGCGGTATATGGCCGAATGGTCAATCTCGAACCCGATATGCCAATCAGTAAAAACGAGATGATCAATCTGCTCAATGCCACACAGTATCGCCAGGTCAGTGCGATGACACGCCCTGGGGAGTATACCGTGCAGGGCAATCGTATTGAGATGATTCGTCGGCCATTTGATTTTCCGGATAGTAAAGAAGGACAGGTTCGTGCCCGTTTGAATTTTGACGGCGATCGTCTGCAATCGATTGAAAATATGGAAAACAACCGTCAGTTTGGCTTCTTCCGTCTCGATCCCCGCTTGATTACCATGCTGCAATCGGCCAATGGCGAACAGCGTCTGTTTGTCAAACGGAGCGGCTTCCCCGATTTACTGGTAGAGACCCTACAGGTGACCGAAGATCGCCACTTTTACCAGCATGATGGCATTAGCCTGTACTCAATCGGTCGTGCGGTACTGGCGAACCTGATCGCCGGGCGGGCGGTACAAGGTGCCAGTACGCTGACGCAACAACTGGTCAAGAACCTGTTTCTTTCCAGCGAACGTTCCTACTGGCGTAAAGTGAATGAAGCCTATATGGCGCTGATCGTCGATGCCCGCTATAGCAAGGATCGTATCCTTGAGCTGTATATGAATGAGGTCTACCTCGGCCAGAGTGGCGGCAACGAAATCCGGGGGTTCCCGCTGGCAAGCCTCTACTATTTTGGTCGCCCGGTAGAAGAACTCAGCCTTGATCAGCAGGCTTTGCTGGTGGGAATGGTAAAAGGCGCGTCAGTATACAACCCGTGGCGTAATCCAAAGCTGGCGCTTGAACGGCGCAATCTGGTGCTGCGTTTATTGCAGACCCAGAAAGTGATCGACCAGGAGCTCTACACCCTGCTGAGCGCCCGTCCGCTGGGCGTACAACCGCGAGGTGGCGTCATCTCTCCTCAACCGGCATTTATGCAGCTGGTACGTCAGGAATTACAGGATAAGCTCGGCGATAAGGTGAAAGACCTTTCCGGCGTGAAAATTTTTACCACTTTTGATCCTGTCTCGCAGGATGCCGCCGAAAAAGCGGTGCTTGAAGGTATCCCGTTACTGAAGAAACAGCGTAAGTTGCCCGATCTGGAAACCGCAATGGTCGTCGTTGATCGTTTGAGCGGCGAAGTCCGGGCGATGATTGGCGGTGCCGATCCACAATTCGCTGGTTATAACCGGGCGATGCAGGCGCGTCGCTCCATTGGTTCACTGGCGAAACCCGCCACTTATCTCACGGCGTTAAGTCAACCAAATCAGTATCGTCTGAATACCCTGATTGCTGATGCGCCGATCACCCTGCGTTTAGCGAATGGCCAGACCTGGTCGCCCCAGAATGATGATCGGCGTTTCAGTGAACAGGTGATGCTGGTGGACGCACTCACCCGATCGATGAATGTACCGACCGTGAATCTCGGAATGACGCTGGGTTTACCGGCCGTCAGCGAAACCTGGCAGAAACTGGGCATCCCGAAAGCACAGATTGACATGGTTCCTGCGATGCTACTGGGGGCACTGAATTTCACGCCTGTGGAGGTCGCACAAGCCTTCCAGACGATTGCCAGCGGTGGTAACCGCGCCACCCTGTCGGCACTGCGTTCGGTGATCGCCGAAGATGGCAAGATACTTTATCAGAGCTACCCGCAGGCACAACGAGAAGTCCCGGCACAGGCGGCGTATATGACCCTATGGACGATGCAGCAGGTGATACAGCGCGGTACAGGACGTCAGTTGGGTGCCCGATATCCCGATTTGCATCTGGCGGGGAAAACCGGGACCACCAACAATAATGTGGATACCTGGTTTGCCGGTATTGATGGCAATCAGGTGACGATCACATGGGTCGGTCGTGATAATAACCAGCCAACCAAGCTGTATGGCGCGAGTGGTGCGATGTCTATTTATCAACGTTATCTGGATAACCAGACGCCGACACCCCTGCTGCTGACTGCGCCGGAAAATGTGGTGGAGATGGCGGTGGACAGCAATGGTAATTTTGTCTGCGCCGGTGATGGCGTGCGTTCTCTGCCCGTCTGGGCAACCTCGCCTGATACCTTGTGTCAGCAAGACGAATTGTTGCAACAGCAAAATAATCCGTTTAATCAACCTGATCGCCAGCCATCATCTGCGCCACCGCCAGCACCGGAAAAGAGCGACGGCGTTGCTGGCTGGATCAAGGAGATGTTCGGTAGCAATTAA
- a CDS encoding amidohydrolase, which yields MNHATELLVSAAAEEALRWRRHIHAHPDLSFQEKPTADYIASELASFSELEISRPLENCVIAVLRGAHPGPMWALRADIDALPLQEESGEHFCSTVPGVMHACGHDAHAAMLMGAAKVLSQLGDKLHGSIKFIFQPAEEVPPGGARELVKIGILDDVEHIFGLHVLPAIPTGKLSLKEGVYVASSDNFDITIQGKGGHGSMPQHCIDPITIGAEVVTALQQIVARNVDPATAPVLTIATFQSGDSYNVIPNSTKLAGTLRTHNQQVREEVPKLMSRIINGITAAHGASSEIRWQQGYAVGYNHPSTNAIAMAAIERHFPAGTLKREERPLFGSEDFSSYQEKIPGTFLFIGCGNKEKGATWSVHNPHFRIDEDVLAAGIKTHIALVSQLLNID from the coding sequence ATGAATCACGCTACTGAACTGTTGGTTTCCGCTGCTGCCGAAGAGGCTCTGCGCTGGCGTCGTCATATCCATGCTCATCCTGATCTCTCTTTTCAGGAAAAACCGACGGCCGATTATATTGCCAGTGAACTGGCTTCTTTCAGCGAACTGGAAATCAGCCGCCCGCTGGAAAACTGCGTTATTGCCGTACTGCGCGGCGCCCATCCAGGGCCGATGTGGGCATTACGTGCCGATATTGACGCGTTGCCCTTGCAGGAAGAGAGCGGTGAACATTTCTGTTCCACCGTACCAGGGGTCATGCACGCCTGCGGTCACGATGCGCACGCGGCGATGCTGATGGGTGCAGCGAAGGTACTCAGCCAGCTAGGTGACAAACTGCACGGCAGTATTAAATTTATTTTCCAGCCAGCAGAGGAAGTCCCACCAGGGGGTGCCCGCGAACTGGTGAAGATCGGCATACTGGATGATGTAGAACATATTTTTGGCCTGCACGTTTTACCGGCGATACCAACAGGTAAACTTTCGCTGAAAGAGGGCGTCTACGTCGCATCCAGTGATAACTTCGATATTACTATCCAGGGCAAAGGCGGTCATGGTTCGATGCCGCAACACTGTATTGATCCCATCACCATCGGTGCGGAAGTTGTCACCGCCCTGCAACAGATTGTCGCGCGGAATGTCGACCCGGCAACCGCCCCGGTGCTGACTATCGCCACCTTTCAGTCGGGTGACAGCTATAACGTGATCCCCAATAGCACTAAGCTGGCGGGGACGTTACGCACCCATAATCAGCAAGTGCGTGAAGAGGTGCCAAAGCTGATGTCACGGATCATCAACGGCATCACCGCCGCCCACGGCGCAAGCAGTGAGATCCGCTGGCAGCAAGGTTATGCCGTGGGTTATAACCATCCCAGCACCAACGCTATCGCGATGGCGGCTATCGAACGCCACTTTCCGGCCGGTACACTGAAGCGGGAAGAGCGGCCACTGTTCGGCAGTGAAGATTTTTCCTCCTATCAGGAAAAAATTCCCGGTACTTTCCTGTTCATCGGCTGTGGCAATAAGGAAAAAGGCGCAACATGGAGCGTACATAATCCCCATTTCCGTATCGATGAAGATGTTCTGGCGGCGGGTATCAAAACCCACATCGCGCTGGTGAGCCAGTTACTGAACATTGATTAG
- a CDS encoding MFS transporter, giving the protein MKSQYQMIFLLFIGYVFVYIDKTVIGFAMLPIEQEFSLDSKQLGYITGVFFLAYSLFQIPSGWLNDRIGYKPMLIMSLLALGGCALCFGGLGFSFALLLLFRFLSGVGHSGYPCSCAKAVVSNFSVEKRTFAQSILLSSAGLAMTIGPIIATKAISALGWHYSFVVLGLMVCVVAALIAWQVPRQQPAATVAAKKEATHHALWRNPTVILLFIAIFCINIPTYGLMAWLPKFFVQNMGMSLTGSGYVVAAGGLGMWISSLGTGWLVGKYFLNRESQVIAVSALISGAAIFAIFYAPDPLIASLLLFIGDIFLMTAFVTAFTLPMKRLPENIMGSAIGLINTGGTLGGFVAPIVIGYLVATTHGYASTFLFLSLAMVCSAIAVLPLMRRKAIVAASSAAD; this is encoded by the coding sequence ATGAAAAGTCAGTACCAAATGATCTTTTTGCTGTTTATTGGCTATGTCTTCGTTTATATCGATAAAACCGTCATCGGCTTCGCGATGTTGCCGATAGAGCAGGAGTTTAGCCTCGATAGTAAACAACTGGGCTATATCACCGGTGTTTTTTTCCTCGCTTATTCGCTATTCCAGATCCCCTCCGGCTGGCTGAATGACCGAATTGGCTATAAACCGATGCTCATCATGTCACTCTTAGCGCTGGGGGGGTGTGCCCTCTGCTTCGGTGGTCTGGGTTTCAGTTTCGCGCTTCTGCTACTGTTTCGTTTCCTTTCCGGCGTCGGCCATTCCGGCTACCCTTGTTCATGTGCCAAAGCGGTGGTCAGTAATTTCAGCGTCGAAAAACGCACTTTCGCCCAGTCTATTTTGCTGTCATCGGCAGGACTGGCGATGACTATCGGGCCGATTATTGCGACTAAGGCCATATCCGCTCTTGGATGGCATTACTCCTTTGTTGTACTTGGGCTAATGGTCTGTGTGGTTGCAGCTCTCATCGCCTGGCAGGTGCCACGCCAACAGCCAGCGGCAACGGTAGCCGCAAAAAAAGAGGCCACTCATCATGCATTATGGCGTAACCCCACCGTTATTCTGCTGTTTATCGCGATATTCTGTATCAATATTCCTACCTATGGTCTGATGGCATGGCTACCCAAATTTTTCGTACAAAACATGGGAATGTCGCTGACTGGCTCTGGCTACGTCGTCGCCGCGGGTGGCCTTGGTATGTGGATATCTTCGCTGGGCACTGGCTGGCTGGTAGGAAAATATTTTCTCAATCGTGAATCACAGGTGATCGCTGTCAGTGCGCTGATCAGTGGCGCGGCTATTTTTGCCATTTTTTATGCCCCGGACCCACTGATTGCCAGCCTGCTGTTATTCATCGGCGACATCTTTTTAATGACCGCCTTCGTCACGGCCTTTACGCTGCCGATGAAACGCCTACCGGAAAACATTATGGGGTCGGCTATCGGTCTGATTAATACCGGGGGAACGCTGGGAGGCTTTGTCGCACCGATCGTGATTGGTTATCTGGTGGCGACGACTCACGGTTATGCCAGTACGTTCCTGTTTCTGTCACTGGCGATGGTCTGCTCGGCAATTGCGGTGCTGCCATTGATGCGCCGCAAAGCCATCGTCGCTGCTTCGTCTGCTGCTGATTGA
- a CDS encoding amino acid ABC transporter permease: MNVNLAVIIDNLDYLLWGRLAEGIPGGVVLTLMMATGAAILALPGGILLAGVAWRYHGLVRRLLFLWAELIRGIPLIFVIFWLWYLLPMLTGSDLPGAVTVTLALAWFTSASVMHSVLAGLQALPAGQYQAARAQGFSAWQALHLILLPQALRHIQPSLVGIFINLLKDTSLAFIVNVPELTTVAGQVNNRVQIYPLAIFLFTGAVYYLLCCGLNQLANRYLARRAPRG; this comes from the coding sequence GTGAACGTTAATCTGGCGGTTATCATCGATAATCTTGATTATCTGCTATGGGGGCGACTGGCGGAAGGTATTCCAGGCGGTGTCGTGCTGACACTGATGATGGCGACTGGCGCAGCCATACTGGCCCTCCCTGGCGGGATTTTACTGGCTGGCGTCGCCTGGCGCTATCATGGCCTGGTTCGTCGATTGCTGTTTCTGTGGGCAGAACTCATTCGCGGTATTCCACTGATTTTCGTTATTTTCTGGCTCTGGTATCTGCTACCGATGCTCACCGGCAGCGATCTACCTGGGGCGGTTACGGTCACTCTCGCGCTGGCGTGGTTCACCAGTGCGTCGGTGATGCATTCAGTGCTGGCGGGCTTGCAGGCATTGCCAGCCGGACAATATCAGGCGGCTCGCGCCCAGGGTTTCTCCGCCTGGCAGGCATTACATTTGATTTTATTGCCACAAGCGTTGCGTCATATACAACCTTCTCTGGTGGGCATTTTTATCAATCTGCTTAAAGATACCTCGCTGGCATTTATCGTCAACGTCCCGGAACTGACCACCGTTGCCGGTCAGGTTAATAACCGGGTACAGATCTACCCATTAGCCATTTTTCTTTTTACTGGCGCTGTTTATTACCTGCTATGCTGCGGCCTGAATCAGCTGGCAAATCGCTATTTAGCCAGACGCGCCCCCCGCGGCTAA
- a CDS encoding amino acid ABC transporter permease translates to MTPVFDWHGILSGQPLQWLISGFLTTVGISIAGIVLATILAILLLALRLGGGKAGRGLVACWVSLFRNTPLLVQLLFWYFAAWNGLPLGLRDFINADHQWAVLPENVWWFTPEFLCSMWGLSVFTSAFLVEEVTAGIHAISLGQREAACSQGLSAWQTLLYILLPQAVANAWQPIVGQYLNLIKLSSLASGIGLAELTYQVRQIESYNAHALEAFGAGTLLYLAFGMIAGTLLSCFGPAKKRNGSVSCER, encoded by the coding sequence TTGACTCCTGTTTTTGACTGGCACGGCATACTTAGCGGACAACCTCTCCAGTGGCTGATCTCCGGTTTTCTGACCACCGTAGGGATCAGTATCGCCGGGATCGTACTGGCGACTATTCTGGCTATTCTGTTGCTGGCCTTGCGGTTAGGGGGTGGCAAGGCAGGACGCGGGCTGGTGGCCTGCTGGGTTTCATTATTTCGCAACACACCGCTGCTGGTACAACTGCTGTTCTGGTATTTTGCCGCCTGGAACGGCTTGCCATTGGGCCTGCGTGATTTTATCAATGCCGATCATCAATGGGCCGTTCTGCCGGAAAACGTCTGGTGGTTCACCCCTGAATTTCTCTGCTCTATGTGGGGATTAAGCGTATTTACGTCGGCATTTCTGGTAGAAGAGGTCACTGCCGGGATACACGCTATTAGCCTCGGTCAACGGGAGGCCGCATGTAGCCAGGGATTGAGCGCATGGCAAACCCTGCTTTATATCCTGCTGCCCCAGGCAGTGGCAAACGCCTGGCAACCCATCGTCGGTCAGTATCTGAATCTCATCAAACTCTCTTCGCTAGCCAGCGGCATCGGCCTTGCCGAACTGACTTATCAGGTTCGGCAAATCGAAAGTTATAACGCTCATGCCCTCGAGGCATTCGGTGCCGGAACCCTGTTATACCTGGCGTTTGGCATGATAGCGGGAACACTACTTTCCTGCTTCGGCCCGGCTAAAAAACGAAATGGAAGCGTATCCTGTGAACGTTAA
- a CDS encoding amino acid ABC transporter ATP-binding protein yields MLSALFSSATAASADFSHLQRASIEFRQVAKSYGNHQVLNNINLQVEPGEVVAILGPSGSGKSTLIRLINQLESLSEGEILIDGKPTHQLTARALRQLRSRVGFVFQQFNLYAHLTALQNITLALERVHGWKSDAARHRALALLQQVGLEDKAQFMSAQLSGGQQQRVAIARALASSPQIILFDEPTSALDPEMIGEVLQVMKTLAHSGITMLVVTHEMQFAREIADRVVFIDKGEILEVAPPATFFVHPQHVRTHRFLQKVLNPLHQERPD; encoded by the coding sequence ATGTTATCCGCTCTGTTTTCATCCGCCACAGCGGCGTCTGCGGATTTTTCGCATTTACAACGCGCCAGCATTGAATTTCGTCAGGTTGCCAAAAGTTACGGTAATCATCAGGTATTGAACAATATTAATCTGCAGGTTGAGCCGGGCGAGGTCGTCGCGATCCTCGGCCCCTCCGGTTCCGGGAAATCGACATTGATTCGCCTGATCAATCAACTTGAATCACTCAGTGAGGGTGAAATTCTGATCGATGGCAAGCCCACCCATCAACTGACTGCCCGCGCTTTACGCCAGTTACGCAGTCGGGTCGGTTTTGTTTTTCAGCAATTCAATCTCTATGCCCATCTGACAGCACTACAGAATATTACTCTGGCCCTGGAGCGTGTGCACGGCTGGAAGAGCGATGCCGCTCGTCATCGCGCACTGGCACTGCTGCAACAGGTCGGGCTGGAGGATAAAGCGCAATTTATGTCTGCTCAGCTCTCTGGTGGTCAGCAACAGCGTGTTGCGATTGCCCGCGCCCTCGCCTCTTCACCACAAATTATTCTTTTCGATGAACCGACATCCGCCCTCGATCCTGAAATGATCGGTGAAGTATTACAGGTGATGAAAACACTGGCCCACAGTGGCATCACGATGCTTGTGGTCACCCATGAGATGCAGTTTGCCCGCGAGATCGCTGACCGGGTGGTCTTTATCGATAAAGGTGAGATCCTCGAAGTCGCGCCTCCAGCGACGTTTTTTGTACATCCACAACATGTCCGCACGCATCGTTTTCTACAAAAAGTCCTCAATCCGTTACACCAGGAGCGCCCCGATTGA